One stretch of Streptomyces sp. MMBL 11-1 DNA includes these proteins:
- a CDS encoding non-ribosomal peptide synthetase encodes MLGQEDVRALVAGELDVDPAAIGPDDDLVTLGLHSMRMIRIAASLRRRGVRVNFSDLALRPTVLAWSELIEERLRTEKPRPSRPARPAEQESAAGEPFGLATMQHGYWIGRADGQALGGVAAHLYAEFDGQGVEPRRLERAVVDLVNRHGMLRSQFLDDGTQRVLDQPGHPVWTLTDLREVPEAEVEGRLEEIRRQKTHQRMRADLGQVLDVSLTLLRDGRTRLHVDVDMLAADALSYRLMLADLAAFYRDGGSGLAPLSYDYRSYLADYDAMNATAREEQRAWWQEVLPELPDAPALPLVPESEREDPLRTVRYEHWLDPEHKRRLIDRAHERGVTPATVLASVFADVVGTWSSEQKFLLNLPLFNREPLHPDVERLVGDFSSSVLLDVDVTESLSVLERARRFQRNLHTKASHVACPGLDVLRDLGRLRGEPVLANVVYTSGLNLGELFQDTVIDTFGEPVWIISQGPQVVLDAQVVELRGGLLFNWDVREQAFPAGMMDTMFRRNRELLEELLADEADWGLVASRGLPPAQAATREKANATDRPVSGRLLHEGFFEHARSTPQLPAVVWGTDGELTYGRLRERALRVAGALVAQGVRAGDAVSIQLPKGPDQVVAALGVLAAGASYVPIGVEQPDARRDRIERTGDVVLALRGAGSAPAAGGVPSLDIGTAMNCAEPLENPVPVDPESIAYVIFTSGSTGLPKGVEVAHAAAMNTVDCLNERFGISTGDRSLGVSPFEFDLSVYDIFGLLSVGGCVVLPDDESRRDGQRAAGLVRTHGVTVLNCVPSLLDAILAGGEAAGLGTSLRVVVLGGDWVGVDLPERLRRLVPGCRFAGLGGTTEAAIHSTVCEVTGAVPSHWKAVPYGVPLGNVRCRVVNAAGADCPDWVPGELWIGGRGVAHGYRNDPERTADRFVLHEGQRWYRTGDMARYWPDGTLEFLGRSDSQVKVRGYRIELGEVEAALRALPSVHRAVADVVGETTRKLVATVTLTDAPADASEASDASEASEAVEAGLREALEGLLPPHMIPERITVLDAFPLTPNGKLDRKAVRAMLDAGAPGERPHTEPSGDLETVLADIVGSVLGAGRVSVEGDFFALGGDSVLATKVIAQIRQWLDTSEPTVTDLFAARTVRELAVRLAKRQSSPGRIELAAGIYREVAAMSLAQLAES; translated from the coding sequence GTGTTGGGTCAAGAAGATGTCCGTGCCCTGGTGGCCGGCGAACTGGATGTGGACCCGGCAGCGATCGGACCGGACGACGACCTGGTCACTCTGGGGCTCCACTCCATGCGGATGATCAGGATCGCCGCGAGTCTGCGGCGGCGGGGTGTCCGGGTGAACTTCTCCGACCTCGCCCTGCGGCCCACGGTCCTGGCCTGGTCCGAACTGATCGAGGAACGCCTCCGTACGGAGAAACCCCGGCCGTCCCGGCCGGCGCGGCCCGCGGAACAGGAGAGCGCCGCCGGGGAGCCGTTCGGGCTGGCGACCATGCAGCACGGCTACTGGATCGGCCGCGCCGACGGCCAGGCCCTCGGCGGTGTCGCGGCCCACCTGTACGCCGAGTTCGACGGACAGGGGGTCGAGCCGCGGCGGCTGGAGCGCGCGGTGGTGGATCTGGTGAACCGGCACGGCATGCTGCGCAGCCAGTTCCTCGACGACGGGACCCAGCGGGTCCTGGACCAGCCGGGCCACCCGGTCTGGACCCTGACCGATCTCCGCGAGGTGCCCGAGGCGGAGGTGGAGGGCCGGCTGGAGGAGATCCGGCGGCAGAAGACGCACCAGCGCATGCGGGCCGATCTGGGGCAGGTCCTCGACGTCTCGCTGACCCTGCTGCGCGACGGGCGGACCAGGCTGCATGTGGATGTGGACATGCTCGCCGCCGATGCCCTGAGCTACCGGCTGATGCTGGCGGACCTCGCCGCCTTCTACCGCGACGGCGGGAGCGGCCTCGCCCCGCTCTCCTACGACTACCGCAGCTATCTCGCCGACTACGACGCGATGAACGCCACGGCGCGCGAGGAGCAGCGGGCCTGGTGGCAGGAGGTCCTGCCCGAACTGCCGGACGCGCCCGCGCTGCCCCTGGTGCCCGAATCGGAACGCGAGGACCCGCTCCGTACGGTCCGCTACGAGCACTGGCTCGACCCCGAGCACAAGCGCCGGCTCATCGACCGCGCCCACGAGCGGGGTGTCACGCCTGCCACGGTCCTGGCCTCCGTCTTCGCCGATGTCGTCGGCACCTGGTCGAGCGAACAGAAGTTCCTGCTCAATCTGCCGCTGTTCAACCGGGAGCCCCTGCACCCCGATGTGGAGCGGCTCGTCGGTGACTTCAGCAGCTCGGTGCTGCTCGACGTGGACGTCACCGAGTCGCTCTCCGTACTCGAACGCGCCCGGCGCTTCCAGCGGAACCTGCACACCAAGGCCTCGCACGTCGCCTGCCCGGGCCTCGATGTGCTGCGGGACCTGGGACGGCTGCGGGGCGAGCCGGTCCTGGCGAACGTCGTCTACACCAGCGGTCTGAATCTGGGCGAGCTCTTCCAGGACACCGTCATCGACACCTTCGGCGAGCCGGTGTGGATCATCTCGCAGGGCCCGCAGGTCGTCCTGGACGCCCAGGTCGTGGAGTTGCGCGGCGGCCTGCTCTTCAACTGGGACGTACGGGAGCAGGCGTTCCCCGCCGGAATGATGGACACGATGTTCCGGCGCAACCGCGAACTGCTGGAGGAGCTGCTCGCCGACGAGGCCGACTGGGGTCTCGTGGCGTCCAGGGGCCTGCCCCCGGCCCAGGCCGCGACGCGCGAGAAGGCCAACGCCACGGACCGCCCGGTCTCGGGACGGCTGCTGCACGAGGGGTTCTTCGAACACGCCCGGTCGACGCCTCAGCTGCCCGCCGTGGTGTGGGGCACCGACGGGGAGCTGACCTACGGCCGGCTGCGGGAACGCGCCCTGCGCGTCGCCGGCGCACTCGTCGCCCAGGGCGTACGGGCCGGTGACGCGGTCTCCATCCAGCTGCCCAAGGGCCCCGACCAGGTCGTCGCCGCGCTCGGGGTGCTCGCCGCGGGAGCCTCGTACGTCCCGATCGGGGTCGAGCAGCCCGACGCCCGGCGCGACCGGATCGAGCGGACCGGGGACGTGGTCCTCGCCCTGCGCGGCGCCGGGAGCGCCCCGGCGGCGGGCGGGGTGCCGTCCCTCGACATCGGTACGGCGATGAACTGTGCCGAGCCGCTGGAGAATCCGGTCCCCGTGGACCCGGAGAGCATCGCCTACGTCATCTTCACCTCCGGTTCGACCGGGCTGCCCAAGGGCGTCGAGGTGGCGCACGCCGCCGCGATGAACACGGTCGACTGTCTGAACGAGCGCTTCGGGATCTCGACCGGAGACCGGTCGCTCGGGGTGTCACCGTTCGAGTTCGACCTCTCCGTGTACGACATCTTCGGCCTGCTCTCCGTCGGCGGCTGCGTGGTGCTCCCGGACGACGAGAGCCGCCGTGACGGCCAGCGGGCCGCCGGGCTCGTCCGCACGCACGGGGTCACCGTCCTCAACTGTGTGCCGAGCCTGCTCGACGCGATCCTCGCGGGCGGTGAGGCGGCGGGGCTCGGGACGAGCCTGCGGGTGGTGGTCCTCGGCGGCGACTGGGTCGGCGTCGATCTGCCCGAGCGGCTGCGGCGGCTGGTGCCCGGGTGCCGGTTCGCCGGGCTCGGCGGCACGACGGAGGCGGCGATCCACTCCACGGTCTGCGAGGTGACCGGAGCCGTCCCGTCGCACTGGAAGGCCGTGCCGTACGGTGTTCCGCTCGGCAACGTCCGCTGCCGGGTGGTCAACGCGGCCGGGGCGGACTGCCCCGACTGGGTCCCCGGTGAACTCTGGATCGGCGGCCGGGGCGTCGCGCACGGCTACCGCAACGACCCCGAGCGGACCGCGGACCGGTTCGTCCTCCACGAGGGGCAGCGCTGGTACCGCACCGGTGACATGGCCCGCTACTGGCCGGACGGCACGCTGGAGTTCCTCGGCAGGAGCGACAGCCAGGTCAAGGTCCGCGGCTATCGCATCGAACTGGGCGAGGTGGAGGCGGCGTTGCGCGCCCTGCCCTCCGTGCACCGGGCCGTGGCCGACGTGGTGGGGGAGACCACCCGCAAGCTGGTCGCCACCGTCACGCTCACGGACGCCCCGGCCGACGCGTCCGAAGCGTCCGACGCGTCCGAGGCGTCCGAGGCGGTCGAGGCGGGTCTGCGGGAGGCCCTGGAGGGGCTGCTGCCCCCGCACATGATCCCGGAGCGGATCACGGTCCTCGACGCCTTCCCCCTGACCCCCAACGGGAAGCTCGACCGGAAGGCGGTCCGGGCGATGCTGGACGCCGGGGCGCCCGGTGAGCGGCCCCACACGGAGCCCAGCGGCGACCTGGAGACCGTCCTCGCGGACATCGTGGGCTCCGTGCTCGGCGCCGGCCGGGTGAGCGTCGAGGGCGACTTCTTCGCCCTGGGCGGCGACTCGGTCCTGGCGACCAAGGTGATCGCCCAGATCCGGCAGTGGCTGGACACCTCCGAGCCCACGGTGACGGACCTCTTCGCCGCCCGCACGGTCCGGGAACTGGCCGTCCGCCTGGCGAAGCGGCAGAGCTCACCGGGCCGTATCGAACTGGCCGCGGGGATCTACCGCGAGGTCGCCGCGATGAGTCTCGCGCAACTCGCCGAGTCCTGA
- a CDS encoding (2,3-dihydroxybenzoyl)adenylate synthase: MTVDVVGWPAADAEKYRRAGYWRGESFAHFLSARTRAYGDRIAVVDDRIRLSYAELDERSDRVARGLADLGIAAGDRVLVQLPNRVEFLLLWFGLMKTGAVPVHTQPGHRSSEITHLARLSEAVAYVIPDQHAGFDHRLLAQAVRNDSPALKHVVVVGDPGHGTGFTPFTDLLTDRPAARTPKSRARGEDMALLLLSGGTTGLPKLIPRTHDDYLYNGRAAAEVCELTSRSVYLAALPVAFNYTMNCPGVLGTLGVGGKVVLASNPDPDYCFDLIEDEGVTIAAINPQMAPVWLDEASMTHADLSTLRVLQIGSARLADEQAERMSNGFGCTIQQVFGMAEGLLCLTRLTDPPEIINTVQGRPISPADEVRVVGPDDREVGEGEEGELLTRGPYTLRGYYRAAEHNAKSFTPDGFYRSGDLVRQLPSGHLIVVGRSKDQINRGGEKIPATEVEDHLLAHPGIRSVALVAAPDPDFGERPVAFIVPAGESAPDRGELSAFLADRGLAAYKAPAEVRTLDAMPLTPVGKIDKKVLAASLRDGSAG, from the coding sequence ATGACCGTCGATGTGGTTGGCTGGCCGGCCGCGGATGCCGAGAAATATCGGCGCGCCGGATACTGGCGAGGGGAGTCCTTCGCCCACTTCCTGAGCGCCCGGACCCGGGCGTACGGCGACCGGATCGCCGTCGTCGACGACCGGATCCGGCTCAGCTACGCCGAGCTGGACGAGCGCTCCGACCGGGTGGCGCGAGGGCTCGCGGACCTCGGGATCGCCGCCGGGGACCGGGTGCTGGTCCAGCTCCCCAACCGCGTGGAGTTCCTGCTCCTCTGGTTCGGGCTGATGAAGACCGGCGCGGTGCCGGTCCACACCCAGCCGGGCCATCGCAGCAGCGAGATCACCCATCTGGCGCGGCTCTCCGAGGCGGTGGCCTATGTCATCCCCGACCAGCACGCCGGCTTCGACCACCGGCTGCTGGCCCAGGCCGTACGGAACGACAGCCCGGCCCTGAAACACGTCGTCGTGGTCGGCGACCCGGGGCACGGCACCGGATTCACCCCCTTCACCGACCTGTTGACGGACCGGCCCGCGGCCCGGACGCCGAAGTCCCGCGCCCGGGGCGAGGACATGGCGCTCCTGCTGCTCTCCGGGGGCACCACCGGGCTGCCCAAGCTCATCCCCCGTACCCACGACGACTACCTCTACAACGGGCGTGCGGCGGCCGAGGTCTGCGAGCTGACCAGCCGGTCCGTCTATCTCGCGGCGCTGCCGGTGGCGTTCAACTACACGATGAACTGTCCGGGCGTGCTGGGGACACTCGGGGTCGGCGGGAAGGTCGTCCTGGCGAGCAACCCGGACCCGGACTACTGCTTCGACCTGATCGAGGACGAAGGCGTCACCATCGCCGCCATCAACCCGCAGATGGCGCCCGTCTGGCTGGACGAGGCGTCGATGACCCACGCCGACCTGTCCACGCTGCGGGTCCTCCAGATCGGCAGCGCCCGGCTGGCCGACGAGCAGGCCGAGCGGATGTCCAACGGGTTCGGCTGCACCATCCAGCAGGTGTTCGGGATGGCCGAGGGCCTGCTCTGTCTGACCCGGCTCACCGATCCTCCGGAGATCATCAACACCGTCCAGGGCCGGCCGATCTCCCCGGCCGACGAGGTGCGGGTGGTCGGCCCCGACGACCGGGAGGTGGGCGAGGGCGAGGAGGGCGAACTCCTCACCCGTGGCCCGTACACCCTGCGTGGCTACTACCGGGCGGCGGAGCACAACGCCAAGAGCTTCACCCCGGACGGGTTCTACCGCAGCGGCGATCTGGTCCGGCAGCTGCCGTCCGGTCATCTCATCGTGGTGGGACGGTCGAAGGACCAGATCAACCGGGGCGGCGAGAAGATCCCGGCCACGGAGGTCGAGGACCATCTGCTGGCCCACCCCGGGATCCGGTCCGTCGCCCTGGTGGCCGCACCCGACCCCGACTTCGGTGAGCGGCCCGTCGCCTTCATCGTGCCGGCCGGCGAGAGCGCGCCGGACCGCGGGGAGCTGTCGGCCTTCCTCGCCGACCGGGGGCTGGCCGCCTACAAGGCGCCCGCCGAAGTGCGGACGCTCGACGCGATGCCGCTGACCCCCGTCGGGAAGATCGACAAGAAGGTGCTGGCCGCCTCGCTCCGGGACGGGTCGGCCGGATGA
- a CDS encoding YqcI/YcgG family protein, which translates to MRMLSANTLPSPGGFTSQVIGEIPAWGMSSVTELMERLTSSTAPFPCTFAVSAAKKSSLRFGFIEDLDDQETWAALPGIITSYLETYQQIARETSLIALFRPERETGDVAYYYRKFWDILQYLHQHDPESWPDGIPEDPEDGRWEFSFAGTPIFVVCNTPAHKRRASRSNPAFMITFQPRWVFEELDSTSPRGIAARRVIRKRLRAYDSEQPSPELGSYGDPENREWRQYFLPDDNAEKPGRCPFRHGAHGGTPAAQGEGSGG; encoded by the coding sequence ATGCGTATGTTGTCGGCGAACACCCTGCCGTCCCCCGGGGGTTTCACCTCCCAGGTGATCGGCGAAATTCCCGCATGGGGAATGTCCAGCGTGACGGAGCTGATGGAGAGACTGACCTCCTCCACCGCGCCGTTCCCCTGCACTTTCGCGGTCTCCGCGGCGAAGAAGTCCTCGCTGCGATTCGGCTTCATCGAAGATCTCGACGACCAGGAGACCTGGGCGGCGCTGCCCGGGATCATCACGTCCTACCTGGAGACCTACCAGCAGATCGCCCGGGAGACCTCCCTCATCGCTCTCTTCCGCCCCGAGCGGGAGACGGGCGACGTCGCGTACTACTACCGGAAGTTCTGGGACATCCTGCAGTACCTGCACCAGCACGACCCCGAGTCCTGGCCGGACGGCATACCCGAGGACCCCGAGGACGGCCGCTGGGAGTTCAGCTTCGCCGGCACCCCCATCTTCGTCGTCTGCAACACCCCCGCGCACAAGCGCCGGGCGAGCCGGTCGAACCCCGCCTTCATGATCACCTTCCAGCCGCGCTGGGTGTTCGAGGAGCTGGACTCCACCTCACCGCGGGGTATCGCGGCCCGGCGCGTCATCCGCAAGCGGCTGCGCGCCTACGACAGCGAACAGCCCTCGCCGGAGCTGGGGAGTTACGGAGACCCGGAGAACCGGGAATGGCGGCAGTACTTCCTCCCCGACGACAACGCGGAGAAGCCCGGTCGCTGCCCCTTCCGCCACGGCGCGCACGGCGGCACCCCCGCGGCACAGGGTGAGGGCTCCGGTGGCTGA
- a CDS encoding amino acid adenylation domain-containing protein, with translation MNPSPAANRLDRLLADAARDHPDRPAVTAGGRTLTYAELERAVTELADALTAAGVRPGDRVGIHLPKSIEAVLGIYAVLRSGAVAAPLDMAVPPERAARMVKNAGITFLVTSVSNTATVQLVKECADGAPADLRPLGRHLGVVPVDCPSAPLDGAAGAGYVLFTSGSTGWPKGVLLSHENVLHFVRWTVERFGVTPADRIGSQSSLTFDLSTFDLFGSALSGACLVLLPDVLKGFPRDVVEWLRTERISVFYAVPTLYQSMLHKGGATGAELPGLRIIAFAGEPFPAGDLKRYTELFTGAEFYNLYGPTETNVCTFEQVDHCWDPRDGLSIGRAIEGVRVELVDAAGRVTRDEGEIAVSGPTVFLGYLIGGELRPLTTRITPGDGSPAYLTGDLGHYGADGKIHLRGRRDHQVKRRGYRIDLFDIESVVREFPAVHNCAAVWTEPAPGEGRIALYAVADSMTETRLRQAVAAALPRHMVPDAIHLVDRLALTGRGKIDREALASAAPTQERDHGRRQ, from the coding sequence ATGAACCCCTCCCCCGCCGCGAACCGCCTCGACCGGCTCCTGGCGGACGCGGCACGCGACCACCCGGACCGGCCCGCCGTCACGGCGGGCGGACGGACCCTGACCTACGCGGAACTGGAGCGGGCCGTCACCGAACTGGCCGACGCCCTCACCGCCGCCGGGGTCCGTCCCGGCGACCGCGTCGGCATCCATCTGCCCAAGAGCATCGAGGCCGTCCTCGGCATCTACGCGGTCCTGCGCTCCGGCGCTGTCGCGGCTCCGCTCGACATGGCGGTGCCCCCGGAGCGGGCCGCCAGGATGGTGAAGAACGCGGGCATCACCTTCCTCGTCACCTCGGTGTCGAACACCGCCACCGTCCAGCTGGTGAAGGAGTGCGCCGACGGCGCTCCGGCGGACCTCCGGCCTCTCGGGCGGCACCTGGGCGTCGTCCCCGTCGACTGCCCGTCGGCCCCGCTCGACGGCGCGGCCGGCGCGGGGTACGTGCTCTTCACCTCGGGCAGCACGGGCTGGCCCAAGGGGGTGCTCCTCTCCCACGAGAACGTCCTCCACTTCGTCCGGTGGACCGTCGAGCGGTTCGGCGTCACCCCGGCCGACCGGATCGGCTCCCAGTCGTCGCTGACCTTCGACCTCAGCACCTTCGACCTCTTCGGCAGCGCGCTGTCCGGCGCCTGTCTGGTGCTGCTGCCCGATGTGCTCAAGGGCTTCCCGCGCGATGTGGTGGAGTGGCTGCGGACCGAGCGGATATCGGTGTTCTACGCCGTACCGACGCTGTACCAGTCGATGCTGCACAAGGGCGGAGCCACCGGCGCGGAACTGCCCGGCCTGCGGATCATCGCCTTCGCCGGGGAGCCCTTCCCCGCCGGCGACCTCAAGCGGTACACCGAACTGTTCACCGGCGCCGAGTTCTACAACCTCTACGGCCCCACCGAGACCAACGTCTGCACGTTCGAGCAGGTGGACCACTGCTGGGACCCCCGGGACGGCCTCTCCATCGGCCGGGCGATCGAGGGCGTCCGCGTCGAACTCGTCGACGCGGCGGGCCGGGTCACCCGGGACGAGGGCGAGATCGCCGTGTCCGGCCCGACGGTCTTCCTCGGCTATCTCATCGGCGGTGAGCTGCGCCCGCTCACCACCCGCATCACCCCCGGCGACGGCTCCCCCGCCTATCTCACCGGCGACCTCGGCCACTACGGCGCCGACGGAAAGATCCACCTGCGCGGACGCCGCGACCACCAGGTGAAGCGCCGGGGCTACCGCATCGACCTGTTCGACATCGAGAGCGTGGTGCGGGAGTTCCCGGCGGTGCACAACTGCGCGGCGGTGTGGACGGAGCCCGCCCCGGGCGAGGGACGCATCGCCCTCTACGCGGTCGCCGACAGCATGACGGAGACCCGTCTGCGTCAGGCCGTCGCGGCGGCGCTGCCGCGGCACATGGTGCCCGACGCCATCCATCTCGTCGACCGGTTGGCACTCACCGGCCGAGGAAAGATCGACCGCGAAGCGCTGGCTTCGGCGGCGCCGACCCAGGAAAGGGATCATGGAAGACGTCAATGA
- a CDS encoding non-ribosomal peptide synthetase, producing the protein MAEEIPTRDGADPGRPEDAATVRQQRIRRMLAERGYGPAGGATAPSGFSRLGPGPHPLSAAQRRMWFAQQRDPRSAAYNICAGFVISGELDPERLRRAFEAVMARQDILRTVYRTDEDSMPVQLVLPSVELPWRTADCQDASYGDCRGAVPDGRALDEVDRLASAFGREPFDLAADCPLRLLLVRVAPDEHVLVLVVHHIAVDDLSWAPLFHEVSAHYRAETEGLAPDPGAPLSVRYAEFARWDQERASSGHFAESLEHWRRALTPWPPPVGLPAESEAAGSGPDGEGVRRRVLLSSGTSTGIADLAKSSGASLFMTTLACVTAVLGRYSGAEDITVGTVTVNRSRPELEPLIGNFGNTVMLRTAIGDNPRFLDLLTAVREVCVDAFGQQEVPFDQVVEAGRPPRRRDGAGLFNVMFTQRGQTLPCDVDFPGQRWREYPVFNGSTRFDLAVEVVSGADGRLTVTATGSHRIFDAEGLDRLLGHVSTLMDGVVADPSRRLADLPLMPAAEYERVVHDWNATDRAEYLPRTTLSGLFDEQVRTRPDACALVDGDRRLDYRELDGRANQLARRLAGAGVGPGDFVGVLLERSAELVVAMLAALKAGAAFVPLDPAWPALRKGELIAAAGLAACVTTGAMLSKSELAAMSADAAHVDLAAEATTIAGLDRSPLGVEAALDDIAYVIYTSGSTGVPKGAMITHQGIVNRLPWQADLLKLSGSDAVLHKAPVSFDISINEIFLPLTSGARLVLAKPGGEGDVSYLLSAIAEHEVTFVYLVSSMLDLMVERDDAEAALRGLRHVWCGGEVLTADLYGRFRQRSDARMYHGYGPAEATIGVTCRVYESADHVRDITIGRPNPNTRIHLLDRYGNPVPPGVAGEIHIGGLPLARGYLNDPDRTAEVFVTDPFRAGERLYRTGDLARYRRDGQIEFVGRTDNQVKINGRRIELEEIESKIAAHPLVRQAAVLTRSEGPRGDQLVAFVAAPETGLSPDTLRAWLGERLPAALVPPTVVQLPELPLLSSGKLDRKALAAAPVPTAPRRTAADVPPEGTLQRSIAAIWARTLGVEQVGAEENFFDLGGHSLLVVKVQNEILRELGHDIAVVALFENPTVASVARFLEASPAAADDEEARQLARVRERADRQRRVRAGRGRANQAREAT; encoded by the coding sequence GTGGCTGAGGAGATCCCGACCCGGGACGGGGCGGATCCCGGGCGGCCCGAGGACGCGGCGACGGTCCGGCAGCAACGTATCCGGCGCATGCTCGCCGAGCGGGGCTACGGACCCGCGGGCGGCGCCACCGCGCCGAGCGGCTTCTCCCGGCTCGGCCCCGGCCCCCATCCGCTCTCCGCGGCCCAGCGGCGGATGTGGTTCGCCCAGCAGCGCGATCCGCGCAGCGCCGCGTACAACATCTGCGCCGGCTTCGTCATCAGCGGCGAGCTGGATCCGGAGCGGCTGCGCCGTGCCTTCGAGGCGGTCATGGCGCGCCAGGACATCCTGCGCACGGTCTACCGTACGGACGAGGACAGCATGCCCGTGCAGCTCGTCCTCCCCTCGGTCGAGCTGCCGTGGAGGACCGCGGACTGCCAGGACGCCTCCTACGGCGACTGCCGGGGGGCCGTTCCGGACGGCCGCGCCCTGGACGAGGTCGACCGGCTGGCGTCCGCGTTCGGCCGGGAGCCCTTCGACCTCGCGGCCGACTGTCCGCTGCGGCTGCTGCTCGTCCGGGTCGCCCCGGACGAACACGTCCTGGTGCTCGTCGTCCATCACATAGCCGTCGACGATCTGAGCTGGGCGCCGCTCTTCCACGAGGTCTCCGCCCACTACCGTGCGGAGACCGAGGGCCTCGCGCCCGACCCGGGTGCCCCGCTGTCGGTGCGGTACGCGGAGTTCGCCCGGTGGGACCAGGAGCGCGCCTCGTCCGGGCACTTCGCCGAATCGCTGGAGCACTGGCGGCGGGCGCTCACCCCGTGGCCGCCGCCGGTCGGTCTGCCGGCCGAGAGCGAGGCGGCGGGGAGCGGCCCGGACGGGGAAGGCGTACGGCGCAGGGTGCTGCTCTCCTCCGGGACCAGCACGGGCATCGCCGACCTGGCGAAAAGCTCCGGGGCGTCCCTGTTCATGACGACCCTGGCCTGTGTGACCGCGGTGCTCGGCCGGTACTCGGGGGCCGAGGACATCACCGTCGGCACGGTCACCGTGAACCGCTCGCGGCCCGAACTGGAGCCGCTGATCGGTAACTTCGGCAACACCGTCATGCTGCGGACCGCCATCGGGGACAACCCTCGCTTCCTCGATCTGCTGACCGCGGTGCGCGAGGTGTGCGTCGACGCCTTCGGACAGCAGGAGGTCCCCTTCGACCAGGTCGTGGAGGCGGGCCGGCCACCGCGCCGGCGGGACGGCGCGGGGCTGTTCAACGTGATGTTCACCCAGCGGGGGCAGACCCTGCCCTGCGATGTGGACTTCCCCGGCCAGCGGTGGCGGGAGTACCCGGTCTTCAACGGCAGCACGCGCTTCGACCTCGCCGTCGAGGTCGTCTCGGGCGCCGACGGGCGGCTCACCGTCACCGCGACCGGATCGCACCGGATCTTCGACGCCGAGGGTCTCGACCGGCTGCTGGGCCATGTGTCCACGCTGATGGACGGGGTGGTGGCCGATCCGTCGCGGCGGCTGGCCGACCTGCCGCTGATGCCCGCCGCCGAGTACGAGCGCGTGGTCCACGACTGGAACGCGACCGACAGGGCGGAGTATCTGCCCCGCACCACCCTGTCCGGGCTCTTCGACGAACAGGTCCGCACCCGGCCGGACGCCTGCGCGCTCGTCGATGGCGACCGGCGGCTCGACTATCGCGAACTCGACGGCAGGGCAAACCAGTTGGCCCGACGGCTGGCCGGGGCCGGTGTCGGCCCGGGCGACTTCGTCGGGGTGCTCCTGGAACGCTCGGCGGAGCTGGTCGTCGCCATGCTCGCGGCACTCAAGGCGGGCGCCGCGTTCGTCCCGCTGGATCCCGCCTGGCCCGCTCTGCGCAAGGGGGAGCTGATCGCGGCCGCCGGCCTCGCCGCCTGCGTCACCACCGGGGCGATGCTGTCGAAGAGCGAGCTGGCGGCCATGTCGGCGGACGCCGCGCATGTGGACCTGGCCGCCGAGGCCACCACGATCGCGGGCCTGGACCGGAGCCCGCTGGGCGTCGAGGCCGCGCTGGACGACATCGCGTACGTCATCTACACCTCCGGCTCCACGGGCGTCCCCAAGGGGGCGATGATCACCCACCAGGGCATCGTCAACCGGCTTCCCTGGCAGGCCGACCTGCTGAAGCTCTCCGGGTCGGACGCGGTCCTGCACAAGGCCCCGGTCAGCTTCGACATCTCCATCAACGAGATCTTCCTGCCGCTGACCAGCGGCGCCCGGCTCGTCCTGGCCAAGCCCGGCGGGGAGGGCGACGTCTCCTACCTGCTCTCGGCCATCGCCGAACACGAGGTGACCTTCGTCTACCTCGTCTCCTCCATGCTCGACCTGATGGTCGAGCGGGACGACGCGGAGGCCGCGCTGCGCGGCCTGCGGCACGTCTGGTGCGGCGGGGAGGTGCTCACCGCGGACCTGTACGGCCGGTTCCGGCAGCGCTCCGACGCCCGGATGTACCACGGCTACGGGCCCGCGGAGGCCACCATCGGGGTCACCTGCCGGGTCTACGAGAGCGCCGACCACGTCCGGGACATCACCATCGGCAGGCCGAACCCGAACACCCGCATCCATCTGCTGGACCGGTACGGGAACCCGGTGCCGCCCGGGGTCGCCGGGGAGATCCACATCGGCGGGCTGCCGCTGGCCCGGGGGTACCTCAACGACCCGGACCGCACCGCCGAGGTCTTCGTGACGGACCCGTTCCGGGCCGGCGAGCGGCTCTACCGGACCGGTGACCTGGCCCGCTACCGCCGGGACGGCCAGATCGAGTTCGTCGGCAGGACGGACAACCAGGTCAAGATCAACGGCCGGCGCATCGAGCTGGAGGAGATCGAATCCAAGATCGCCGCCCACCCCCTGGTCCGGCAGGCCGCCGTGCTGACCCGGTCCGAGGGGCCCCGGGGCGACCAGCTGGTGGCCTTCGTCGCCGCCCCGGAGACCGGTCTCTCCCCGGACACCCTGCGGGCCTGGCTGGGCGAACGCCTCCCGGCCGCCCTGGTCCCGCCCACGGTCGTCCAGCTGCCGGAACTGCCCCTGCTCAGCTCCGGGAAGCTCGACCGCAAGGCCCTGGCGGCGGCCCCGGTTCCCACGGCCCCCCGCAGGACCGCGGCCGACGTACCGCCCGAAGGGACGCTCCAGCGGTCGATCGCCGCCATCTGGGCGCGGACCCTCGGCGTGGAACAGGTGGGCGCCGAGGAGAACTTCTTCGATCTGGGCGGGCACTCCCTCCTGGTCGTGAAGGTGCAGAACGAGATTCTCCGCGAACTGGGGCACGACATCGCCGTCGTCGCCCTGTTCGAGAACCCCACGGTCGCGTCCGTGGCCCGCTTCCTCGAAGCGAGTCCGGCCGCCGCCGACGACGAGGAGGCACGGCAACTGGCACGGGTCCGTGAACGGGCCGACCGGCAGCGACGCGTCCGGGCCGGGCGCGGCCGGGCGAACCAGGCGAGGGAGGCCACATGA